One part of the Kwoniella dendrophila CBS 6074 chromosome 5, complete sequence genome encodes these proteins:
- a CDS encoding homoserine O-acetyltransferase has product MSSSSGNPFAALIQQNTTTVPSFTLESGVKLTNVPVAYKTWGKLNDNCDNCIVICHALTGSADVEDWWGPLLGPDRAFDPTRFFIFCANVIGSPYGTISSAMINPETGKPFGPEMPGSSPKDDVRLHYTVLKSLGVKSVACVVGGSMGGMTCLEWPLNSPPGFVKTIVPLATSARHSAWCISWGEAQRQSIYSDPDYKDGYYFEKDSREGEFDLLQQPSRGLAAARMAALLTYRSRDSFESRFGRRSNSTNSSNKSKVPKGGVRIMGGEKTTNPFSPSDSDVLKNPNSDRMQSLREIAWREHNDGHRSSTATSNKSSRRNSESGKSSNQDSSASNIQTPDQEKKIILGENDKIGQGVALGSAAALGNQQQQQTDSKSGSGGDRKIFSAQSYLRYQGDKFTSRFDANCYIHITRKLDTHDLSMPSRDKSLDSLSSNLPTHQAINELEDPPSDEELEKLLASALGLEPPALVIGIESDGLFTTTEQKEIANYIPDAELVLIPSPDGHDGFLLEFQAINGWIDGFLKRKMPQFFTEQRVIPLDQYEKDKKGDSFEVKKESVFGEAEADVTRW; this is encoded by the exons ATGTCTTCATCCTCTGGAAACCCCTTTGCAGCTTTGATTCAGCAGAATACGACAACAGTCCCATCATTCACTCTAGAATCAGGGGTCAAATTAACCAATGTACCTGTAGCATACAAAACATGGGGTAAATTGAATGACAACTGCGATAATTGTATTGTCATTTGTCATGCTCTGACCGGTAGTGCAGATGTAGAGGATTG GTGGGGACCTCTCTTAGGACCTGATAGAGCTTTCGACCCTACAagattcttcattttctgtGCCAATGTTATCGGTTCTCCTTATGGTACCATATCAAGTGCAATGATAAATCCTGAAACTGGAAAACCATTCGGACCAGAAATGCCTGGAAGTAGTCCAAAAGATGACGTTAG ATTACATTATACCGTTTTAAAATCACTTGGAGTGAAATCAGTGGCATGCGTTGTAGGTGGATCAATGGGTGGTATGACATGTTTGGAATGGCCATTAAATTCACCACCTGGATTTGTCAAGACGATTGTACCTTTAGCAACATCAGCTAGACATTCAGCATGGTGTATATCATGGGGTGAAGCACAAAGGCAATCGATTTATTCTGATCCGGATTATAAAGATGGATATtattttgaaaaagattCACGTGAAGgagaatttgatttattacaACAACCTTCAAGAGGATTAGCTGCAGCAAGAATGGCAGCATTATTAACTTATAGATCAAGAGATTCATTTGAATCTAGATTTggtagaagatcaaatagtactaattcttcaaataaatcaaaagtacCAAAAGGTGGTGTGAGAATTATGGGTGGTGAAAAGACAACAAatccattttcaccttcagattcagatgttttaaaaaatccaaattcagaTAGAATGCAATCGTTGAGAGAAATTGCATGGAGAGAACACAACGATGGACATAGATCTTCAACTGCAActtcaaataaatcatcaagaagaaattctgaatcaggtaaatcaagtaatCAAGATTCTTCAGCAAGTAATATACAGACTCCAGaccaagaaaagaagattatattaggtgaaaatgataaaattggtCAAGGTGTTGCTTTAGGTTCAGctgctgctttaggtaatcaacagcaacaacaaacagATAGTAAATCAGGTTCGGGGGGAGATAGAAAGATATTCAGTGCTCAGAGTTATTTAAGGTATCAAGGAGATAAA TTTACAAGTCGATTCGACGCCAATtgttatatacatatcactCGTAAATTGGATACacatgatttatcaatgCCTTCAAGAGATAAATCTCTGGATTCTTTATCCTCAAATCTACCAACACATCAAGCTATcaatgaattagaagatcCACCTTCAGATGAGGAATTAGAAAAATTATTAGCATCTGCTTTAGGATTAGAACCTCCAGCGTTAGTTATTGGAATAGAATCTGATGGATTATTCACGACCacagaacaaaaagaaatagcAAATTATATACCTGATGCAGAATTAGTTTTGATTCCATCACCTGATGGACATGATGGATTTTTATTAGAATTTCAAGCTATAAATGGTTGGATTGATGGTTTtttgaagagaaaaatgcCTCAATTCTTTACTGAACAAAGAGTTATTCCTTTAGATcaatatgaaaaagataaaaaagggGATTCCTTTGAAGTTAAGAAAGAATCTGTAtttggtgaagctgaagctgatgtgaCAAGATGGTAG